GCCCGACCCCCGTCCCATCGGCGCATCCGAGTTGGCCGTGAATGGTGTGCGATTGCTGGTCGGCGTCTCCGAGCCCGCCTGGAACCCGACCGGGAAGGAAATGAGTCCGGTGCGCGCCTAGATCCAGGGGGGGGTTGCGAAGCTGCGGGCCGCGACGGCCTGTTCGGGATGCAACCCCGCCATCGCACCGATGCGGTCCGCCAGGACACGACCGAAGGCGGGAATCAGGCCGTCGGCGTACGCGAGTTCCCAGGCCAGGCCCATGATGCGCATCCGCTGGTTCGTATCGAATGCATCCCGAACCTGCGCAGCCGCCTCGTGACCGTCGCGATCCGAATCGGTCTCGGCCGCCCGAACGATCATCCAGGCTTGTCGCCGGGTCACCCCGAAGAGATCCTGGATCCCGCGGCGGATCGTGCGACGCTCAGCCTCGATCGAATCCGCATCCCCGTAGGCGGTCGTCGCCAGAAATCGGGCCGTGGCGATCTGGATCCTGCGGGAAACCGGGGTACCCAATCGGGTGCACGCCAGGGGAGCACTGCCAACCCATCGGTTGCGAGCGCGCCCGATCCAACGGCGTGCGACCGCGCCGCCCGGGCGCGGTGCCCTGCTCAGGATTTCCAGCTCGATTCGTTCCTGCTGTGTCACCCGGATACCTCACTCCGCAATTCAGCTTGCGATGGATGCACCAACGCCACGAAGCGGCGCGCTAGCTAGCCCAGGTCGATCTCTTCGCGGATGGCTCGCCGGGACAAGCCCGCTCGACCGACGCGCTGGATCGCCAGGACGAACGCCGCCGTTCGCAGATCGACGTTCTTCTCCTTGGCGACGTCGCGAACGCTCGCGTAGGCTCGACGCATGCTCTTCTCGAGCTCGCTGTTCACGCGGTCGAGCTCCCACCGGAACTGCTGGATGTTCTGCGCCCACTCGAAGTAGCTGACCGTCACACCGCCTGCATTCGCGAGGATGTCCGGGACGATCGTCACACCCGCGTCGGTCAGGATCGCATTCGCGTCCGGGGTCGTCGGCGCGTTCGCGGCTTCGACGATGATCTTCGCCTTGACCTGGGGCGCGTTCTTCTCGTCGATCGAGTCCTCGAGCGCGGCTGGGATCAGGACATCGGCAGGCCAGGCCATGATCTCGGCCCCGTCGAAGGCGTCGCCGCCCCCGAAGCCATGGACCGTTCGGTGCTCGGCCGCCCACGCCACAAGTGCCGGCACGTCGAGGCCGGCATCGTTCGATACGGCGCCCATGTGGTCCGCGACGGCGAGGATCTTGCCACCCCGTTCGGCGATCAGTCGGGCGGCGTGGCTGCCGACGTTGCCGAATCCCTGTAGCGCCACCGTCGTTCCCGAGAGATCCATGCCTCGGTCGCTGAGCGCCTCTTCGAGCGCATACATGACGCCTCGTCCAGTGGCTTCGTCTCGGCCGTCAGAGCCGAACAGGTGCAGGGGCTTGCCGGTGACGACCGCGGGCGAGAAGCCGTAGTGCTTCGAGTACTCGTCCATGATCCAGGCCATGACATCGGCGTTGGTGTTGACGTCGGGCGCCGGGATGTCGATGTTGGGCCCGATGATCTCCTTGCACCGATCGACGAAG
This window of the bacterium genome carries:
- a CDS encoding glutamate dehydrogenase; the encoded protein is MLEATHRYFNQAADVLNLAPKVRDILLTPNRVVKVEIVEEADDGQLMHYTGYRAQHNSNRGPCKGGLRYHPSMDEGHATALASLMTWKTAIVDVPFGGAKGGIDCDPSKMSRFELERVTRHFVDRCKEIIGPNIDIPAPDVNTNADVMAWIMDEYSKHYGFSPAVVTGKPLHLFGSDGRDEATGRGVMYALEEALSDRGMDLSGTTVALQGFGNVGSHAARLIAERGGKILAVADHMGAVSNDAGLDVPALVAWAAEHRTVHGFGGGDAFDGAEIMAWPADVLIPAALEDSIDEKNAPQVKAKIIVEAANAPTTPDANAILTDAGVTIVPDILANAGGVTVSYFEWAQNIQQFRWELDRVNSELEKSMRRAYASVRDVAKEKNVDLRTAAFVLAIQRVGRAGLSRRAIREEIDLG